A region of Rhinoraja longicauda isolate Sanriku21f chromosome 31, sRhiLon1.1, whole genome shotgun sequence DNA encodes the following proteins:
- the odf2a gene encoding outer dense fiber protein 2 isoform X2 gives MKTRTSPLLHVHVDETTPVHVHVKKSPKQGKRVQKLKGALDCGNLRPSSKVKTKVPWIPPGKTSVRELGYKWEGPTHRLDITPIDNEKFHSTLHLSDLSTDDEEAIHGKMNQYEKKINCLMKQVGSLKSEVELRKKNHLLEQQEEELNLSKQLIEEKEEELAEVTKDLVLTEHKNELLQRSIEMMKEHPENSRSEKKHWRKDDAVLKKLIEAEMDGAAAAKQVAALHSTISRLGSERQMSTSECNFLTRQKELLLQKLETFDATNRAVRELLREQHAQEVDALRLFELKEALLEKLARSEAENAHLLVKLQEIESRTDQLLTRYQAEKDNAHAAAELSKSLESTRAHLQGQLRSKEAENNRMAVQIRNFERTISQQKGQMDYLTEQLTLFQNKKDRDKEALKKATKAQKQRAERSEDAVELLNSQLVSKETQLADALSSAETWRSCYNKVMKEKSQLEIEISIMNNRNTDLLDQTHHVEDKARGDLDSLMDRLHKMSSESTSIKMENETMKANMNALEEKFMFAQTEMKQLKVSIKHYEGLVDSYKSQVIKTCLEADDSNIKLEKAERENKLLKDEVNIEIDQVRRQMQKKLSDLEPVPELLKLTEHKLQDCQQQLAMYEKKNVDQSSIICDLRMEIEDLGGRSREKYHSVQEENHNLKLKLETLERKLEDVSTHNRELTLVVAQREETIHHNQQRLEEKSRECSSLARQLETSIDDARRQVDQSRERATSKERTAQNKILDLEAQLSRTKTELTQLRRSKDDAERRFQSRLEDLKDRLEQSECTNRSMHNYVQFLKSSYANVFGETALTSSPV, from the exons GGTCCAACACATCGACTGGATATAACACCTATTGACAATGAGAAATTCCACTCAACACTTCACCTGAGTGACCTCTCCACTGATGATGAGGAAGCTATACATGGGAAGATGAATCAGTATGAGAAAAAAATCAACTGTCTTATGAAGCAAGTGGGATCATTAAAGAGCGAG GTTGAATTGAGAAAGAAAAATCATTTGCTGGAACAGCAAGAGGAGGAGCTAAACCTATCCAAGCAGTTGATTGAAGAGAAGGAGGAGGAATTAGCTGAAGTCACCAAAGATCTTGTTCTTACTGAACATAAGAATGAACTACTACAAAGGAGCATTGAAATGATGAAAGAACACCCGGAAAATTCCCG CTCAGAAAAAAAGCATTGGCGAAAAGATGACGCTGTGTTGAAAAAGCTGATCGAGGCTGAAATGGATGGAGCTGCTGCAGCAAAACAGGTTGCAGCTCTGCACAGCACTATCAGTAGGCTGGGCAGT GAAAGGCAAATGTCAACTTCAGAATGTAACTTCTTAACACGTCAGAAGGAATTGCTATTGCAGAAATTGGAGACCTTTGACGCAACAAATCGAGCAGTTCGGGAGCTACTAAGAGAACAACATGCACAGGAG GTTGATGCTTTGAGGCTATTCGAGCTAAAAGAAGCCCTCCTTGAAAAACTGGCTCGGTCAGAAGCAGAAAATGCG CACTTATTAGTGAAGCTGCAGGAGATTGAAAGCCGGACTGACCAGCTTCTTACTCGGTATCAAGCAGAAAAA gATAATGCTCACGCAGCAGCAGAATTATCCAAATCACTTGAAAGCACTCGAGCCCATCTACAGGGACAGCTTCGCAGTAAAGaggcagaaaacaatcgcatggcTGTTCAGATTAGG AATTTTGAGCGTACCATTTCACAGCAGAAAGGGCAAATGGACTACTTAACAGAGCAATTGACGTTGTTTCAAAATAAAAAGGACAGAGACAAGGAGGCCTTAAAGAAAGCCACAAAGGCTCAGAAACAACGAGCTGAACGCAGTGAAGACGCAGTCGAGCTGCTCAATTCCCAGCTTGTTAGCAAG GAGACGCAGTTGGCAGATGCGTTGTCATCAGCTGAGACTTGGAGAAGTTGTTATAACAAGGTGATGAAAGAAAAGAGTCAACTGGAGATTGAGATCTCAATCATGAACAA CCGTAATACGGATCTACTGGATCAAACTCATCATGTGGAGGATAAGGCTCGAGGAGACCTGGATTCGCTCATGGACAGACTCCACAAGATGTCCTCAGAAAGCACATCCATCAAAATGGAGAATGAGACAATGAAG GCGAATATGAATGCATTGGAGGAAAAGTTCATGTTTGCTCAGACTGAGATGAAACAACTAAAAGTCTCTATCAAACACTACGAAGGGCTGGTGGACAGTTACAAATCTCAG GTGATAAAGACATGTTTGGAGGCAGATGATTCCAATATAAAGCTGGAGAAGGCAGAGAGGGAGAACAAGTTACTGAAAGATGAAGTGAATATCGAAATTGACCAG GTGCGTAGACAAATGCAGAAAAAACTGAGTGATCTCGAACCTGTTCCTGAGTTGTTGAAGTTAACTGAACATAAACTACAGGACTGCCAGCAGCAGCTGGCCATGTACGAGAAGAAAAATGTGGATCAGTCCTCCATTATATGTGATCTCAGGATGGAG ATTGAGGATCTAGGTGGAAGGTCAAGAGAGAAGTATCACAGTGTGCAAGAAGAAAATCATAATTTAAAGTTGAAATTGGAAACTTTGGAAAG GAAACTGGAAGATGTCAGTACACATAATCGAGAGCTAACGCTGGTGGTGGCACAACGGGAGGAAACTATTCATCATAATCAGCAGCGTTTGGAGGAGAAATCCCGTGAGTGTTCCAGTCTAGCTCGTCAGCTGGAGACTTCCATCGATGATGCCAGGCGCCAG GTGGACCAATCCAGAGAGAGAGCTACTTCAAAAGAGCGGACTGCACAGAACAAAATACTGGACCTTGAGGCTCAGTTGAGCAGAACAAAAACAGAATTGACTCAACTACGGCGGAGCAAAGATGAT GCTGAAAGGCGTTTCCAGAGTCGCTTAGAAGATTTGAAGGATCGCCTGGAGCAGTCGGAATGCACTAACCGCAGCATGCATAACTATGTCCAGTTCCTCAAATCCTCGTATGCCAACGTCTTTGGTGAAACTGCATTAACAAGTTCTCCAGTTTAA